The Arthrobacter sp. PM3 genome contains the following window.
ACGCGAAGCCGTGGGCCTCGGCGATCACCACGGCGCGGCCGGTCTTGCGGACGGAGGCGCAGACGGTGTCGTCGTCGAAGGGCACGATCGAGCGGACGTCGATCACCTCGAGGGACCGGCCCTCCTCGGCGGCGGCGGCCGCGGCGGCGAGCGCCGTCGGGACGGAGGGTCCGTAGGCGATCAGGGTGGCGTCGGTGCCGGAACGGGCGACTGCGGCGCGGCCCTCGGAGGATGTCCCGCGCCGGGTGTTGGCGGTGTGCTCGGCGCGCAGGGCGCCGAGGTCCACCTGGTCCTTGGACCAGTAGAGCTTCTTGGGCTCCATGAACATGACCGGGTCATCGGAGTCGATGGCTTCGCGGAGCATCCGGTAGCCGTCGGCCACGGTGGCCGGGGTGAACACCTTCAGGCCGGCCGTGTGCGCGTAGTACGCCTCGGAGGAGTCGCAGTGGTGCTCCACTCCCCCGATGCCGCCCGCGTAGGGGACCCGGATGACGATGGGCAGCTTCACGGTGCCCTTGGTGCGGTTGTGCATCTTGGCGACGTGGCTGACGATCTGTTCGAAAGCCGGGTAGGCGAAGGCGTCGAACTGCATTTCAATGACGGGGCGCATGCCGTTCATCGCCATGCCGACGGCCATGCCGACGATCCCGGATTCCGCCAGCGGGGTGTCGAAGCAGCGGTTCTGGCCGAAGGTCTTGGTCAGGCCGTCGGTGATGCGGAAGACGCCGCCGAGCATGCCGACGTCCTCGCCGAAGACCAGGACCGACTCGTCGGCGTGCATGGCGTCGGCCATGGCGGTGTTCAGGGCCTTGGCCAGGGTGATGGTCTGCGGGCCGATCTTTTCGGCTTCTACAGCGGCCTTGGCGGCAGCGCGGGCCGTGGCGGCGCTGACGTTGCCGTTCGCCTCGGAGGACGTGGTGACGGTGGGGCTCATTTCCCGGCCTCCGTGGCGGTTGATGCGGCGTCGCGGGCGAGTTCGTCGGCGAGCATGGCGGACTGTTCCCGCAGCTGCGGGGTGGGGGTGGAGAAGACGTACTTGAAGAGGTCCTGTGGATCCACCGGGACGTCCTCGCCCAGGCCCTCGCGCAGCTGGCTGGCAACGGCTTCGGCCTTGTCGGCGATCCCGGCGGCCCGGGCGTCGTCGAGCAGCCCGCTGTCCGTCAGGTAGGTCTTCATCCGGCTCAGCGGATCCTTGGCCACCCATTCGGCAACTTCGCTGTCCTGCCGGTAGCGCGTGGCGTCGTCGGCGTTGGTGTGCGCCTGCATGCGGTACGTGTGGGCCTCCACCAGCAGCGGGCCGGAACCTTCGCGGGCGAGCTTGACGGCGCGGCCCAGGACGGCGAGGAGGGCCACGACGTCGTTGCCGTCCACGCGTTCGCCGGCCATGCCGTAGCCCACCGCCTTGTGCGCGAGCGACGGCGCGACGGACTGGTGCGCCAGCGGCACGGAGATGGCGTACTGGTTGTTCTGGACGAAAAACACCACCGGAAGGTGGAAGACGGCGGCGAAGTTCAGGGCCTCGTGGAAGTCGCCTTCGCTCGTGGCGCCGTCGCCGCACATGGCCAGGACCACGGTGTCCTCGCCGCGGAGTTTGGCGGCGTGGGCGACGCCGACGGCGTGGAGCAGCTGGGTGGTCAGCGGGGTGCACTGGATGCCGACCTTGTGCCGGGCGGGGTCGTAGCCGCCGTGCCAGTCGCCGCGGAACAGTGTCATGGTCTGGACCGGGTCCACGCCGCGGGCCATCACGGCCACGGAATCGCGGTAGGTGGGGAAGAGCCAGTCGCCGTCGGCGAGGCACAGCGCCGCGGCAACCTGGCAGGCCTCCTGGCCGTGGCTTGAGGGATAGACGGCCATCCGGCCCTGCCGGACAAGCGCGGAGTTCTGGTCGTTGACGCGGCGGCCGACGACGAGCTGCTCGTAGGCGGCCAGCAGTTCGGCCTCGCCGGGGAGGGAGTATTCGTGCCCGGGCTGGGTGCCCTGTTCAGTGTGCGGGTTCAGGGTTCCGTCCGGGCCGACCATCTCGATCTGGTGGCGGGCGGGCAGCATGTAGTCCTCAACGGTGATGCCGAACTTGCGCACGGCCTCGCTGGCTGCATCTTCCGCTGTGCCGGCGGGTTGCGCAGTGTGGTCTGCGGAGATCGTCATTGGTCCGTCCTTCTGTAGCCACTAATCTTTCCCAGTATGCCGCCGGGCCATGTTTCGTATCCACCTCCGGCGAAAATCGTGGAGAAGTTTATAAATCTGCCCTAATCTGGAAGACAAATCGTAAGTGTGAGCTGGATAACCGGCGGGGGTTGTGGACAAATGGCAGAGCTCGAACCGGACGCGGCGGTGCCGCTGGACGATGTGGACCGGAACATCATCGCGGAGCTGACCCGGGACGGCCGGATGTCCGTGACGCAGGTGGCGGAAAATGTCCATATCTCGCGCGCCCACGCCTATACCCGGATTGCCCGGCTCACCAGCGAAGGCGTCCTGACCAAGTTCACGGCCCTGGTGGATCCGATCAAGGCCGGGCTGAAATCGTCCGCCTACGTCACGCTGAAGGTGCGCCAGCATTCCTGGCGCGAGCTGCGCGAACTCCTGCGCGCCATCCCCGAGGTCCACCACATTGCGCTGGTGGGCGGTGACTTCGACGTGATCCTGCTGGTGCGCGCGGTGGACAACATCGATCTGCGCCGGGTGATCTTCGACCAGCTGCAGTCCATGCCCGGGGTCCTGGACACGCAGACGTTCCTGGTGTTTGAAGACCTGGACACGCGCTAGCTGACGAACTCCTTCATCCAGGCCCGGAGCTCCTCGCCGAACTCCACCCGGTCCGCGGCGATGGAAATGACCGCTTTGAGGTAGCTCAGCTTGTCTCCGGTGTCGTAGCGGCGGCCCTTGAAGACCACGCCGTAGACCCCGCCGCCCTCACAGTCGGACACGGCGAGGGTCTGGAGCGCATCGGTGAGCTGGACTTCCCCGCC
Protein-coding sequences here:
- a CDS encoding alpha-ketoacid dehydrogenase subunit beta, which encodes MSPTVTTSSEANGNVSAATARAAAKAAVEAEKIGPQTITLAKALNTAMADAMHADESVLVFGEDVGMLGGVFRITDGLTKTFGQNRCFDTPLAESGIVGMAVGMAMNGMRPVIEMQFDAFAYPAFEQIVSHVAKMHNRTKGTVKLPIVIRVPYAGGIGGVEHHCDSSEAYYAHTAGLKVFTPATVADGYRMLREAIDSDDPVMFMEPKKLYWSKDQVDLGALRAEHTANTRRGTSSEGRAAVARSGTDATLIAYGPSVPTALAAAAAAAEEGRSLEVIDVRSIVPFDDDTVCASVRKTGRAVVIAEAHGFASVASEIVARVQERCFHHLAAPIRRVTGFDVPYPAPKLEHYYLPGVDRILDAVDDLQWED
- the pdhA gene encoding pyruvate dehydrogenase (acetyl-transferring) E1 component subunit alpha, translated to MTISADHTAQPAGTAEDAASEAVRKFGITVEDYMLPARHQIEMVGPDGTLNPHTEQGTQPGHEYSLPGEAELLAAYEQLVVGRRVNDQNSALVRQGRMAVYPSSHGQEACQVAAALCLADGDWLFPTYRDSVAVMARGVDPVQTMTLFRGDWHGGYDPARHKVGIQCTPLTTQLLHAVGVAHAAKLRGEDTVVLAMCGDGATSEGDFHEALNFAAVFHLPVVFFVQNNQYAISVPLAHQSVAPSLAHKAVGYGMAGERVDGNDVVALLAVLGRAVKLAREGSGPLLVEAHTYRMQAHTNADDATRYRQDSEVAEWVAKDPLSRMKTYLTDSGLLDDARAAGIADKAEAVASQLREGLGEDVPVDPQDLFKYVFSTPTPQLREQSAMLADELARDAASTATEAGK
- a CDS encoding Lrp/AsnC family transcriptional regulator — its product is MAELEPDAAVPLDDVDRNIIAELTRDGRMSVTQVAENVHISRAHAYTRIARLTSEGVLTKFTALVDPIKAGLKSSAYVTLKVRQHSWRELRELLRAIPEVHHIALVGGDFDVILLVRAVDNIDLRRVIFDQLQSMPGVLDTQTFLVFEDLDTR